CAAAGATAAACCACAATAACTAAAATTATCAATTTTGACAGAGTTTCAAATGAGTAGAGGGAGAGAAAGATAGGCCTACTCAAATTGAAATTAATACCTTAAGATAAAAAGTCAATTAACAAGATATAATTCACAATCTACATCTTTCTATTAGATTTAAGAAAAGTATAAGTACAAAAATTGACATTATCACAGTGAAGATACATTAGCAACCAATAATTTCTTATACACCTAAAAACAGAGAAGTAGATAACCCTCTGAGATATCGGACATTGTTCTGATAAAAAAAGTCATTTATCACACATACCAAGCTTGTACTTTTATGCCAAATAATTCACTTCTAACTAGCATAAGCAACTTAGAAATATAGaaccatttttttcttaataagaATCAAGACATTAAATCAATGTCATTATGTTGTTTTATGTATCTACAACCACATCCCCACCTAAACCCAATTTTAAAGTTTTCGATAAGTTTCATGAATGACCATAATAACAATTTAAAACCTTGATAAGAATGGACAGAAAGCAAAAATTCAAGAAGAGAAAATTCACATGGAAAAACATTGTATAAAAATACCTTCATCGTTCCGCTATTTTAGTCCAAATTCATGGTATGTCCAAATTTTGAAGGGTATCCTCCTCCAAGCATATGCGACATTCTAGAATCTGGATaaggttttctttttcttctttgagtGCATCACATTGGCCATTATCTTTCACATGAGTTGCACCCTCAATTAATGATCCTTGGGCATCAACACCATGATGTGGTTGCAAACTTGCAGAAGCTTTCTCAAGAGTGTCAAtagacaaaaccatgtattccCCCATTGTTCCTCAAACAAACGACCCTATTTCATCACACCTgcagtttttattttctttaaattcAGGAATAGGAACTTAGTACTAGTAACAATTTTAGTAAAAATATTCATCATGAAATGGATGATGATACCACTAAGTAATAAAAAGCATGCAAGGCCATTGATTAAATTGTAAAAATTATACTTCAAACATGAAATGCGAAAGTTAAATCAGAACAATCAGATTAAAACTAAAAAGAAATTGGGAAACCTTTGTTAATCATAAAAAATGATACGACCTAAAAATGGATAGGAATGAGAAAAGTATAGCGGCGAAGCGTTGAAGAAACGTACTTGATTGAAGTGAAAAAAGTTATAAGAGGCCTGATTTTATATTCAACTGGTGAAAACGAGGTGACGAATGATTTGTTTGGATGTGTAACATccgggatttgggtttggcaccccaccctttaggctacgcgccccagcattttttttttattccaaaattacccatcggtaaatgatttgccgatgtcaaaataacaatcggtaaatgatttaccgttattgttcctcagtatgaacacctttatcccattacccagaacacgaagaacaatatcggttaatcattaaccgattcttatattgatatcggtatatcatttaccgattggtaatctggcagtttgatcaccttttcaccattactcctccctccaccaacccctccaccattactcctccctccaacaaccccccaccagccccccataactcgcccaaactaccttattctaccattactccactcctccctcacatttcaccttcccaccaccaccaccatctccacatttccaccaccaccaccaccaccaccaagggaaagcttttaacttctggtaagtggtgttagctttggtactttatttatagttagtttaagtagttagttgttagtttaagtagttagtttagttagttaagttggtaatttaggctgCTGAATCGTGAATCGAATCGGTAAATGAATTGCCGTTAATGTATCGGATTATGATTTACCGTTATTATACCGGaatttgatttaccgttatagggtcggttattgatttaccgtttttgttccagggatgacagagtcctttttctttggtgaatcacaattgatacatgctgctggattggaaaatgataatccagaggagcaaccatcactagctgaacctccgattatatctatagatgtctctcatttgtatcatactgatcaggtactcattgcacaaatttttgcatgctttgtttgctttgtttatgccttgttttatgccttatgccttgtttatctgaaacagcgtttccctttgaaagatgatcttatgaaatgggttcgcgacatttctatggcaaataattttgttttggtgacaacaaagtctgatagtggtgcgaagggaagaaaagaatatgtcattctggggtgtgagaagcatggtgcgtatattccctacagagaaccggatcttgttgaaggaacgtcaacacaaaagacaggttgtccttttaggctaaaaggacgacgtacgaaagatgataaaggttggtgattgaaggtgatggacggtagacacattcatctcgcagctgagtcactagttggccacaattacgctggtagactgaatagtgaggcgaaggaggacgtgataaatcaggctaagacttgggttccacctagaaagatgttggcgtccttgaaggaaaaagatccttcaaacttgactaccatccaacaaatttatggtgtttgcaagcggttcagacaatccgttcgtgggtcactgacagagatacaatacttgctgaagaagttggacggtgagaagtatgttcacttcgaacgaaatgaacccggatcggaagtgattagagatatattttgggctcatccgaatgccgtcaaacttttcaacacattcccatatgtagtgatcatggattgcacatacaagaccagcaaatacaaactacccttgctcgagattgttggcctgacctccacggataaaacatactcaatagcattctgttacattggcagtgagaccacagaggactacatttgggcattggagtgtatgaagtctctgatTTCCGACCAATCCAGGTTGCCTAGAGTGATTGTGACGGATAGAGATCTTgctttattgagtgctgcttcacaaagccttcccaccaccacccatttactatgcttgtggcacatcaacaagtgtgttttggcaaagtgcaaagagtatgttggcacggatgattttgctcaagaggttatggacaagtgggccgaattggtagatgctccaacagttccagaatttgaagctcattggattgaattgtttaacatgtgcaagcataaacacaagttgaaatttgtcacttattgttctactacatggttggtccacaagcagaaatttgccaaggcatagacaaatcatgtgatgcattttggaacaacaacaagtaacaggtacaaaaattatgttatgacttgttatatgtatttcatttcatagattattacaatattaattcttacatgtgcgttgttggtttgcagggctgaaggtgcacatgccagcttgaagttgatgttgcggaacagtaagggtgacctggccacatcatggaatgcgtcgcatagtttgaccaccaatcgccacactgagatagtagcatcgtttgagcgcagtatgaataaaattgatcaccttttcaagacccctttctacacaaatattagGGGATTTGTGTCAATCAAATGCCTGAAACTCATTGATGCTGAACTGACAAGAATGCGAGCCTGCGGCGGCAGATGCGATTGcttattgagagagactcatggactaccttgcggttgtcaacttgcaggttaccggtcaaccactctcctctcaactacttccaattatttatatttgtgattcaatgtaacatgtctgtgaacttgcagattatgagaggattccgtacgaggccattcatccattctggaagagcctaagttgggagcatgtacctgttgcagatactggcagctcagatatttgcggactaaaccatggagagatgcacccagaagttgaggcactgacacgttatttccattctttggatactggagggcagagtatggtaaggaggaagcttcaagcgatATATTGTCCTGAAAGGAGTACACTATGTACTCCTGAGCTTCGGATAAAGTCCAACCGCACTCCTAAGTTGAAAGAGAGCAAACAACCCAAGGGtcgagcaataggatccttgactcgtgatccttcagcgtttgaacttacagacaagaagattaaagaggaaaagaagtcttcacaaccagcaaagaggaagaagcgtgtgaagaagtctgatacaagccatttcatgtgtaactttccagcctttctccatccatatattggcacaattacagatgttgaggatgatagtaactgtggctatagatccATTGCTGCATTAATGGGGCATTCCGCCGGTCAGGACGGTTGGCCTTGGGTTAGGGCTACATTGATACAAGAACTTGAGACCAATGTGGTAATGTATAATAGGATGTGGGGCACAGATGTTGTTTATGGCTTACATAATCGTCTCACTCTTCCTATTGGTGACCCGGCCACCCCTGACAAATGGTttcaactgccagagatgggataccttgttgcCACAAAGTACCAATTGGTTCTCGTATCCTT
This is a stretch of genomic DNA from Lotus japonicus ecotype B-129 chromosome 1, LjGifu_v1.2. It encodes these proteins:
- the LOC130731886 gene encoding uncharacterized protein LOC130731886, whose translation is MHFGTTTSNRAEGAHASLKLMLRNSKGDLATSWNASHSLTTNRHTEIVASFERSMNKIDHLFKTPFYTNIRGFVSIKCLKLIDAELTRMRACGGRCDCLLRETHGLPCGCQLADYERIPYEAIHPFWKSLSWEHVPVADTGSSDICGLNHGEMHPEVEALTRYFHSLDTGGQSMVRRKLQAIYCPERSTLCTPELRIKSNRTPKLKESKQPKGRAIGSLTRDPSAFELTDKKIKEEKKSSQPAKRKKRVKKSDTSHFMCNFPAFLHPYIGTITDVEDDSNCGYRSIAALMGHSAGQDGWPWVRATLIQELETNVVMYNRMWGTDVVYGLHNRLTLPIGDPATPDKWFQLPEMGYLVATKYQLVLVSLSSMGCNTYFPLIGAGPRDEHSVIAIGHVINHWVQLQLTPGHPMPTIAPQWEWHSDLASKYWRNLYGPRLGMYDAQFQAWLGAFSGHADYVDITTD
- the LOC130731885 gene encoding uncharacterized protein LOC130731885 gives rise to the protein MTESFFFGESQLIHAAGLENDNPEEQPSLAEPPIISIDVSHLYHTDQRFPLKDDLMKWVRDISMANNFVLVTTKSDSGAKGRKEYVILGCEKHGAYIPYREPDLVEGTSTQKTGCPFRLKGRRTKDDKGW